A region of Arabidopsis thaliana chromosome 5, partial sequence DNA encodes the following proteins:
- a CDS encoding LisH/CRA/RING-U-box domains-containing protein (LisH/CRA/RING-U-box domains-containing protein; FUNCTIONS IN: zinc ion binding; INVOLVED IN: biological_process unknown; LOCATED IN: cellular_component unknown; EXPRESSED IN: 17 plant structures; EXPRESSED DURING: 9 growth stages; CONTAINS InterPro DOMAIN/s: Zinc finger, RING-type (InterPro:IPR001841), CTLH, C-terminal LisH motif (InterPro:IPR006595), LisH dimerisation motif (InterPro:IPR006594), Ran binding protein-like, CRA domain (InterPro:IPR013144); BEST Arabidopsis thaliana protein match is: zinc ion binding (TAIR:AT2G22690.2); Has 826 Blast hits to 826 proteins in 191 species: Archae - 0; Bacteria - 0; Metazoa - 373; Fungi - 219; Plants - 140; Viruses - 0; Other Eukaryotes - 94 (source: NCBI BLink).), with product MDVTGTVTVRDAFDRVSKKQKLYHSVTQDVIDLVCDGIQDTLTRIQLGNDDGVEPESVLTELRRKLDALLPIIQLQKSHKETKWSLSKLVKLLEVSYHPDISLACFSVDFDINLVNKILIHHCYREGLFDVGDCLVKEAGREEETEVRSQFLEFHQIVDSLKLRNIEPAMRWIFANRGKLKQKSSKLEFKLLSLKYCDILREGKSDDALEYARTHFTQYPLHFKEIQKLITCLLWIGNFEKSPYAEIVSPSCWDKVTKELIMEYHHLLDQPINSPLKVALSAGYESLPSLLKLVHLMALTKQEWQAMKQLPVPLELGNEYKFHSAFVCPVSRDQSSEENPPMQLPCGHVISKQSMMRLSKNCAFRTFKCPYCPAETLASACRQLYF from the coding sequence ATGGATGTGACTGGCACTGTGACTGTGAGAGATGCATTTGATCGAGTTTCTAAAAAACAGAAGCTGTATCACTCAGTTACTCAAGATGTCATTGATCTAGTTTGTGATGGAATCCAAGATACATTGACTCGAATCCAATTAGGTAACGACGATGGAGTAGAACCGGAATCGGTTCTTACCGAGTTGAGACGCAAGCTTGATGCTCTTTTACCGATTATCCAGCTTCAGAAATCACataaggaaactaaatggAGTCTTAGTAAGTTGGTGAAATTGCTTGAGGTTTCTTACCATCCTGATATATCTCTAGCCTGCTTTAGCGTTGATTTCGATATCAACTTAGTGAATAAGATACTTATCCACCATTGTTACCGAGAAGGGTTGTTCGACGTTGGTGATTGTCTGGTTAAGGAGGCtggaagagaggaagaaactgAGGTTAGATCTCAGTTCTTAGAGTTCCACCAGATAGTGGACTCATTGAAGCTCAGAAACATTGAGCCTGCAATGAGATGGATCTTTGCGAACCGCGGAAAGCTGAAGCAAAAGAGTTCAAAGCTGGAGTTTAAGCTCTTAAGTTTGAAGTACTGTGATATATTAAGAGAAGGAAAGAGTGATGATGCTTTGGAGTATGCAAGAACCCATTTTACGCAATATCCACTCCATTTTAAGGAGATACAAAAGCTTATCACTTGTTTATTATGGATTGGAAACTTTGAGAAAAGTCCTTATGCAGAGATAGTTTCTCCATCATGTTGGGACAAGGTAACCAAAGAGCTAATCATGGAATATCACCATCTTCTCGATCAGCCAATTAACTCCCCGTTGAAAGTCGCTTTATCCGCGGGTTATGAGAGCTTACCGTCACTGTTAAAGCTGGTTCATCTAATGGCATTGACGAAACAAGAATGGCAAGCAATGAAACAGCTTCCGGTTCCTCTGGAGTTAGGGAATGAGTATAAGTTCCACTCGGCTTTTGTTTGTCCCGTGAGTAGAGATCAAAGCAGCGAAGAAAACCCGCCGATGCAGTTGCCTTGTGGTCATGTTATTAGCAAGCAGTCAATGATGAGACTCAGCAAGAACTGCGCTTTCCGCACATTCAAATGCCCTTATTGTCCTGCAGAGACTTTAGCTTCAGCATGCAGGCAATTATACTTTTGA
- the SCPL19 gene encoding serine carboxypeptidase-like 19 (serine carboxypeptidase-like 19 (SCPL19); FUNCTIONS IN: sinapoyltransferase activity, serine-type carboxypeptidase activity; INVOLVED IN: proteolysis, secondary metabolic process; LOCATED IN: endomembrane system; EXPRESSED IN: seed; CONTAINS InterPro DOMAIN/s: Peptidase S10, serine carboxypeptidase (InterPro:IPR001563); BEST Arabidopsis thaliana protein match is: serine carboxypeptidase-like 3 (TAIR:AT1G73280.1); Has 3721 Blast hits to 3663 proteins in 396 species: Archae - 0; Bacteria - 292; Metazoa - 624; Fungi - 837; Plants - 1544; Viruses - 0; Other Eukaryotes - 424 (source: NCBI BLink).), whose protein sequence is MRNLSFIVLFLLTLFFIHHLVDASLLVKSLPGFEGPLPFELETGYVSIGESGDVELFYYFVKSERNPENDPLMIWLTGGPGCSSICGLLFANGPLAFKGDEYNGTVPPLELTSFSWTKVANILYLEAPAGSGYSYAKTRRAFESSDTKQMHQIDQFLRSWFVKHPEFISNPFYVGGDSYSGKIVPGAVQQISLGNEKGLTPLINIQGYVLGNPVTDKNIETNYRVPFAHGMGLISDELFESLERSCGGKFFNVDPSNARCSNNLQAYDHCMSEIYSEHILLRNCKVDYVLADTPNIRTDRRRVMKEFSVNDSSSLPPPSCFTYRYFLSAFWANDENVRRALGVKKEVGKWNRCNSQNIPYTFEIFNAVPYHVNNSLKGFRSLIYSGDHDSMVPFSSTQAWIRALNYSIVDDWRPWMMSSNQVAGYTRTYANKMTFATIKGGGHTAEYTPDQCSLMFRRWIDGEPL, encoded by the exons atgagaaaccTTAGCTTCATCGTCTTATTTCTATTGACcctcttcttcattcatcATTTGGTTGATGCTTCTTTGCTAGTGAAGTCTCTTCCTGGTTTTGAAGGTCCTCTTCCTTTTGAGCTCGAGACTGG ATATGTGAGTATTGGTGAATCTGGAGATGTTGAGCTCTTTTACTACTTTGTGAAATCAGAGAGGAATCCAGAAAATGATCCTCTCATGATTTGGCTCACTGGTGGACCTGGCTGCAGCTCCATCTGTGGATTGCTCTTCGCAAACG gTCCTTTAGCTTTTAAAGGGGATGAGTATAATGGGACAGTACCTCCTCTAGAGTTGACATCTTTTTCATGGACAAAG GTGGCTAACATTTTATATTTGGAAGCTCCTGCTGGCTCTGGATACTCTTATGCGAAAACTCGGCGTGCTTTTGAGTCGAGCGACACCAAACAAATGCACCAAATTGATCAATTTCTTAGGAGT TGGTTTGTGAAACACCCGGAGTTTATATCGAATCCTTTTTACGTTGGTGGAGATTCATATTCCGGGAAAATTGTTCCAGGAGCTGTGCAACAAATTTCACTTG GAAATGAGAAGGGCCTCACACCACTCATAAATATTCAG GGTTATGTTCTTGGAAACCCTGTGACAGataaaaacattgaaactAACTATAGAGTTCCATTTGCTCATGGGATGGGACTTATTTCAGATGAGCTCTTTGAG TCACTTGAAAGAAGTTGTGGAGGCAAATTCTTCAACGTAGACCCAAGTAATGCAAGATGCTCAAATAATCTTCAAGCTTATGATCAT TGTATGTCAGAGATATACTCAGAGCATATTTTGTTACGAAACTGCAAAGTAGATTACGTCTTGGCAGACACACCAAACATCAGAACCGATAGAAGAAGAGTAATGAAGGAATTTTCAGTAAACGATTCATCATCATTGCCACCTCCTAGCTGCTTT ACTTATAGGTATTTTCTGTCTGCCTTTTGGGCAAACGATGAAAATGTACGCAGAGCTCTAGGCGTGAAAAAG GAAGTAGGAAAATGGAACCGATGCAACAGCCAAAACATACCATAtacatttgagattttcaATGCAGTTCCTTATCACGTAAACAATAGTCTTAAAGGCTTCCGCTCTCTCATCTACAG TGGTGATCATGATTCTATGGTACCATTTTCTTCAACTCAAGCATGGATCAGAGCTCTCAACTATTCCATTGTTGATGACTGGAGACCTTGGATGATGAGTAGCAATCAAGTCGCAGG CTATACAAGGACTTACGCAAACAAGATGACATTTGCAACCATCAAG GGAGGAGGACACACAGCGGAGTATACTCCAGATCAATGCTCTCTTATGTTCAGAAGATGGATTGATGGAGAACCTCTCTAA
- the PPa6 gene encoding pyrophosphorylase 6 (pyrophosphorylase 6 (PPa6); FUNCTIONS IN: inorganic diphosphatase activity, pyrophosphatase activity; INVOLVED IN: in 7 processes; LOCATED IN: thylakoid, chloroplast, chloroplast stroma, membrane, chloroplast envelope; EXPRESSED IN: 26 plant structures; EXPRESSED DURING: 14 growth stages; CONTAINS InterPro DOMAIN/s: Inorganic pyrophosphatase (InterPro:IPR008162); BEST Arabidopsis thaliana protein match is: pyrophosphorylase 5 (TAIR:AT4G01480.1); Has 4681 Blast hits to 4677 proteins in 1304 species: Archae - 167; Bacteria - 3164; Metazoa - 258; Fungi - 287; Plants - 274; Viruses - 0; Other Eukaryotes - 531 (source: NCBI BLink).), which yields MAATRVLTAATAVTQTTSCFLAKQAFTLPAKKSCGGFGGLCFSRRALVLKSKRPFSCSAIYNPQVKVQEEGPAESLDYRVFFLDGSGKKVSPWHDIPLTLGDGVFNFIVEIPKESKAKMEVATDEDFTPIKQDTKKGKLRYYPYNINWNYGLLPQTWEDPSHANSEVEGCFGDNDPVDVVEIGETQRKIGDILKIKPLAALAMIDEGELDWKIVAISLDDPKAHLVNDVEDVEKHFPGTLTAIRDWFRDYKIPDGKPANRFGLGDKPANKDYALKIIQETNESWAKLVKRSVDAGDLSLY from the exons ATGGCGGCTACTAGAGTGTTAACTGCAGCGACGGCCGTGACCCAAACCACCTCCTGTTTCCTCGCCAAGCAAGCTTTCACTCTTCCGGCGAAGAAATCCTGCGGCGGATTTGGTGGTCTCTGCTTCAGCAGAAGAGCTTTGGTGTTGAAATCTAAGAGACCTTTCTCCTGCAGTGCCATTTACAATCCTCAGGTTAAGGTTCAAGAAGAAGGTCCGGCCGAATCCCTAGATTATCGAGTTTTCTTCCTCGATGGTTCTGGAAAGAAG GTTTCTCCATGGCATGATATACCATTGACCTTAGGCGATGGAGTTTTCAACTTTATAGTTGAAATACCTAAAGAGTCAAAAGCAAAAATGGAGGTTGCTACTGATGAAGATTTCACTCCTATTAAGCAGGATACTAAGAAGGGGAAGCTCAGATATTATCC GTATAACATTAACTGGAACTATGGGTTGCTTCCTCAAACATGGGAAGATCCATCTCATGCAAATTCTGAAGTTGAAGGATGTTTTGGGGATAATGATCCAG TTGATGTTGTTGAGATTGGTGAAACACAAAGGAAGATAGGCGATATTCTAAAGATAAAGCCTTTAGCTGCTTTAGCTATGATTGATGAAGGTGAGCTAGACTGGAAGATTGTTGCCATTTCTTTGGATGACCCAAAAGCTCATCTTGTGAATGATGTTGAAGATGTTGAGAAACATTTCCCG GGTACACTAACAGCCATTAGAGACTGGTTTAGAGACTACAAGATCCCAGATGGAAAGCCTGCTAACAGATTTGGTCTTGGAGACAAACCAGCAAACAAA GACTATGCTTTGAAGATCATCCAAGAAACAAATGAATCATGGGCTAAACTTGTGAAGAGATCAGTTGATGCTGGAGACCTTTCACTTTACTGA